gtcagctgtcctcgttaataacctacaactagttgtccacagttagatgtacagaaataaatcgatatatattatcttgaatcaatccacgacccagtgtatacacgtcttaggctagatcacaactcaaagtatatatatttttggaatcaacctcaatcctgtatagctaactccaacattactgcatatagagtgtctatggttgctccaaataatatatatacatgggtcgatatgatatgtcaaaacatttgcatacgtgtctatggtatcccaagattacataatatattagaatacatgtataatacaatataagttagctaggatatgatttgtatagatttgttaaacatttcctgtagctaaaaagatcaaaaatatccaatcttgttttacccataacttcttcattttaaatccgttttgagtgaatcaaattgatatggtttcatattgaactctaatttaagaatccaaacagaaaaagtatagatttatagtcagaaatttaagttacatgtcaattactaaagaggtagtcatttcagtcgaaagaacgacattttgatgaccattttgaaaaacatactttcactttgagtttaaccaagatttttggatatagtttcatgttcatatgaaaaatcattttcccagaataacaacttttaaatcaaagtttatcatagtttttaattatccaaaccaaaacagcacccggtttcactacgacggcgtatatccgattttatggtgttcatcgtgtttccaggttttaaatcattaagttagcatatcatatagatatagaacatgtgtttagttgattttaaaagtcaagttagaaggattaacttttgtttgcgaacaagtttagaattaactaaactatgttctagtgattacaagtttaaaccttcgaataagatagctttatatgtatgaatcgaatgatgttatgaacatcattactacctcaagttttttggataaaactactggaaataagaaaaatggatctagcttcaaaggatccttggatggcttgaaagttcttgaagcaggatcatgacacgaaaacagttcaagtaagattttcactcgaaataagattgttatagttgtagaaattgaatcaaagtttgaatatgaatattaccttgaattagaaagataacctactataaataacaaaggttccttgatcttagatgattacttagaatggattagaaagtttggaagtagacttgcaaacttggaagtattcttgatttttatgaaactatacttatggaatttatgaagaacacttagaacttgaagatggaacttgagagagatcaattagatgaagaaaattgaaaaataaaagtgtttgtaggtatttttggtcgttggtatatggattagatataaaggatatgtaattttgttttcatgtaaataagtcatgaatgattactaatatttttgtaattttatgagatatttcatgctagttgccaaatgatggttcccacatgtgttaggtgactcacatgggctgctaagagctgatcttcagagtgtacataccaatagtacatacatctaaaagttgtgtattgtacgagtacgaatacgggtgcatacgagtagaattgttgatgaaactgaacgaggatgtaattgtaagcatttttgttaagtagaagtactttgatatgtgtcttgaagtctttcaaaagtgtaagaatacatatcaaaacacaacatgtatatacattctaatggagtcgttaagtcttcgttagtcgttacatgtaagtgttgttttgaaacctttaagttaacgatctcaattaatgttgttaacccaatatttattatatcaaatgagatgttaaattattatggtatcatgatattatgatgtatgaatatctcttaatatgatatatacattaaaatatcgttacaacgataatcgttacatataagtctcgtttcgtaattcatgagttagtagtcttgtttttacatatgtagttcattgttaacacacttaatgatatatttaaatatcattttatcatgttaaatatagtgtatcaatatcttaatttgatacatatgtatttagtagacattatcataacgataatcgctatatatatcatttcgagtttcttaacttagtaatctcatttcttatgtatatcacacattgttaatatacttagtgagatacttactcatcataatctcatgtcaaccatatatatatgtctatatataccacaacatgtagtttttacaaatttgtaacgttcgtgaatcgccggtcaacttgggtgatcaattgtctatatgaaacttatttcatttaataaagtcttaacaactttgattgcttaacacgttggaaacatttagtcatgtaaatatcaatctcaattaatatatataaacatggaaaagttcgggtcactacaatatggacttcatccggatggattaggacgggatgCTTCAATTAGTGGGTTGGCAGCACATCTTTAAAAGACAAATTCAATAGGTTGTATGTACTGGAATCGAACAAGCAGGCCACTGTGGCAGACCGAATTACAAAAGTGAGCGGGCTCATCAATTTTCAATGGAACTGGGCTAGGCCCATTCGTGGGAGGGCTCATGGCGATTTACAATTGCTTATGGATGATATAGCTGCTGCTACATTAGATCAAAACTCATCAGATACTTGCAAATGGCTGCTCGAAAGTGATGGAGTTTTCAAAACAAAAAGGCTATCGATGCTCATTGATGGTAAGAGATCCAACATCACGAATCAAGGTGAAACCCTAAAAAATAAAGCTATTCCTCTAAAGGTCGATATATTTGTGTGGAGAGTAAAGCTTTTAAGGTTACCGGTTCGGGTAGAACTTGATAAAAGAGGCGTTGATTTAGACTCTATTTTATGTCCTATTTGCAAAATCAATTTGGAGACAGTGGATCATAGTTTAACTCAATGCCCAAACATGTTCTTTGGAAGCATATTCTCAAGTGGTGGAATCTTCCTTCCATCAACTCTCTTTTGATGGATCAAGCTCTTGACGATAACTCTCTCTTCCCTCAGCCTTCGAATTCTGGAAAAGTTATATGGCAAGGGGTGAAATGGGTGGCTTGCTATTTTATTTGGAATGCTCGAAACGATCTTGTTTTTAAAAATCAAGCGTGGAATGTGGCGAAAATCTTAACCAATGTTTAAACAACGAGTTTTGGGTGGATTTCCAATCGGCTCAAAAAATCGTCTTTAGACTGGCATCAATGGTTAATAAATCCGGGCTCATATGTCTCGTCTGCATCTCATAGATTGGGAATCGGTTAAGCGACATCTTCGAGTGGTTTTCGTATTGTAAATTTGTATATAGTTGTCTTTGTTTGTTTTTGTTGGTTGTCTAGTCATTCTATTGATTGGTTAGGTTCCTGGTTCCTTTTTGTTCGTTGTCGTGTTTCTGGATTCTCTTTGTATTCGTTGTTGTGCTTTTATACaatgcttgcttttcaaaaaaaaaaaaaagtcttttaATTACGAGTATTTAACATCATtgaatttgtatatgtatatgtatatgtaatatatgtatatatgtatatgtatatgtatatgtatatgtatgatacagtaataaattgtaattgtaataataataataataataataataataaaaaaaaaaagttaaagttGAAAAGATGGAGGCTGCAGGCCTACGGATGGGAGGGCGTGGCGTTTATTAGCGTAAAATTTAACTAGCACATATCACTTCCCACACGTCTTCTACCTAACACGCTCCCAACCTCGTTTTCTGTGCAACTCTCCTTTTCCTTTTGAACTCGCCGGAATTAAAGTGCAAGTTTTTTCACCTAAACTTGCATTTATTTGAGTTGAAGTAGATTTTTTTCAACAGCTTCCTTTTACATCCTTTTCTGCTCCTCACTCCGACCACCGTCATCTCGCCCGTGTTCGGTTTTATTGCTTTTTGTCGGAATAAAGCTTGAACCGCCGTTCTTCCTTTTCTGGTGGCGTGTTAGGACCCGATTGACTTTCTCCGGCCACACTTACGGCCTCCAGGTGCCGATCCCATGTGTCTTGGACTTAAGCAGGTGTAAGGTGttcatatgaatatgaatataagttattggCACATAAGTTTTCTTtgaatatatgtttttttttttatattttattttattatggcTATATAATTGATCATAAATGTATTAATTCGGGTGGGTTGGTGATTTATCCATTAAAAATTGATAATGAATGTCGTTTTAATGCCTGATTCAGGTTCGTGTTGGTGATCCGTCTAATGATTTATGTTGTTCTTAGGACAGGAAACCTACAAAGAAACAAAGGTTTTATATTAGTTAGCGTAAATGGAGGTTTCAAAATAAACGACGTGTTGCTgtaagtaaaaatttattatcagtTTTgtcatatatgtaaatatttatgac
This genomic stretch from Rutidosis leptorrhynchoides isolate AG116_Rl617_1_P2 chromosome 11, CSIRO_AGI_Rlap_v1, whole genome shotgun sequence harbors:
- the LOC139874605 gene encoding uncharacterized protein produces the protein MDDIAAATLDQNSSDTCKWLLESDGVFKTKRLSMLIDGKRSNITNQGETLKNKAIPLKVDIFVWRVKLLRLPVRVELDKRGVDLDSILCPICKINLETVDHSLTQCPNMFFGSIFSSGGIFLPSTLF